A genomic stretch from Erwinia sp. E_sp_B01_1 includes:
- a CDS encoding MFS transporter: protein MSSTPALSNAQLNKRIISVVVFTFFCYLSIGLPLAVLPGYVHNQLGYSSFMAGLIISLQYFATLISRPQSGRYADLLGPKKVVLMGLVLCGASGLFTLLAVFYEANPLTSLILLAVGRIFLGLGESLTATGSILWGINIVGTVQSARVISWNGVATYLAMAIGAPLGVMLNSLFGIPGFAVLIMLMAVFGFWLATRRAAVVVAVGQRIPFSQVFSRIWVYGLCLGLGTVGFGTIATFITLYFSSHGWEGAAFSLTLFSLGFIAMRLVFSNCIGRFGGIRVSLVSFAMECVGLMMIWQGDSSLMVDAGAFLTGSGFSLIFPAMGVEAIRQVAPQNQGSALGLYSAFLDFGLGITGPVAGLLIGRWGVDSIYLAAAVVVMFAFALTLRLQLMTRRQAVTE, encoded by the coding sequence ATGTCTTCGACCCCGGCATTATCCAACGCACAGCTAAACAAGCGCATCATCTCTGTGGTGGTGTTCACCTTCTTTTGTTACCTCTCCATAGGTTTGCCGCTGGCGGTGCTGCCGGGTTATGTCCATAACCAGCTGGGCTACAGCTCGTTTATGGCCGGATTGATCATCAGCCTGCAATACTTCGCCACGCTGATCAGCCGCCCGCAGTCCGGCCGCTATGCCGATCTGCTCGGCCCCAAAAAAGTGGTGCTGATGGGACTGGTGCTGTGCGGGGCCAGCGGATTGTTCACCCTGCTGGCGGTGTTTTATGAAGCGAATCCCTTAACCAGCCTGATTTTGCTGGCGGTGGGACGCATCTTCCTGGGGCTGGGTGAGAGCCTGACTGCCACCGGCTCGATTCTCTGGGGCATCAATATCGTGGGCACCGTACAGAGCGCCCGCGTGATCTCCTGGAATGGCGTGGCAACCTATCTGGCGATGGCGATAGGGGCGCCGCTGGGCGTGATGCTTAACTCACTGTTTGGCATCCCCGGCTTCGCGGTGTTGATTATGCTGATGGCGGTATTTGGCTTCTGGCTGGCGACCAGGCGCGCCGCCGTAGTGGTGGCCGTCGGGCAGCGCATTCCCTTCAGTCAGGTGTTCTCACGCATCTGGGTTTACGGCCTCTGTCTGGGGCTGGGCACCGTGGGCTTCGGCACCATCGCCACCTTTATTACTCTCTACTTCTCCAGCCACGGCTGGGAGGGCGCAGCGTTTTCACTGACGCTGTTCAGCCTGGGCTTTATCGCCATGCGGCTGGTGTTCAGTAACTGCATTGGCCGTTTCGGCGGCATCCGTGTCTCTCTGGTTTCGTTTGCTATGGAATGCGTGGGGTTGATGATGATCTGGCAGGGCGATTCGTCGCTGATGGTCGATGCGGGTGCCTTCCTGACCGGCTCAGGCTTCTCGCTGATTTTCCCGGCTATGGGCGTCGAAGCCATTCGTCAGGTGGCACCGCAAAACCAGGGCTCGGCGCTGGGCCTCTATTCCGCCTTCCTGGATTTTGGCCTGGGGATCACCGGGCCGGTAGCGGGCCTGCTGATTGGGCGCTGGGGGGTGGATTCCATCTATCTGGCGGCGGCAGTGGTGGTGATGTTTGCCTTTGCTCTGACCCTCAGACTGCAGCTGATGACCCGCAGGCAGGCCGTCACCGAGTGA
- the dusC gene encoding tRNA dihydrouridine(16) synthase DusC, with the protein MRVLLAPMEGVLDSLVRELLTDVNDYDLCITEFLRVVDQLLPIKSFYRHCPELHHASRTPSGTLVRIQLLGQYPEWLAENAARAVELGSWGVDLNCGCPSKSVNGSGGGATLLKDPELIYRGAKAMREAVPDHLPVTVKVRLGWESGDKKFEIADAVQQAGATELVVHGRTKEEGYRAECINWQAIGEIRQRLAIPVIANGEIWDWQSAQACLQATGCDAVMIGRGALNVPNLSRVIKYNEPRMAWQDVVTLLQKYVQLEKQGDSGLYHVARIKQWLSYLRKEYNEATELFVHIRAMKTSAEIQRFITYYPVTQS; encoded by the coding sequence ATGCGCGTTTTACTTGCCCCGATGGAGGGCGTGCTGGACTCACTGGTGCGCGAACTGCTCACCGACGTCAACGATTACGATCTCTGCATCACGGAATTCCTCCGGGTTGTTGACCAGCTTTTACCGATCAAATCCTTCTATCGCCATTGCCCCGAACTTCACCATGCCAGCCGGACACCTTCCGGAACGCTCGTGCGCATCCAGCTGCTGGGCCAGTATCCCGAATGGCTGGCTGAAAACGCCGCGCGCGCGGTGGAACTGGGATCCTGGGGCGTGGATCTCAACTGTGGCTGTCCCTCTAAATCGGTCAACGGCAGCGGCGGCGGTGCCACGCTACTGAAAGATCCCGAGCTGATTTATCGCGGGGCGAAAGCGATGCGTGAGGCGGTGCCGGATCATCTTCCGGTTACCGTAAAGGTCCGGCTGGGCTGGGAATCGGGTGATAAGAAGTTCGAAATTGCCGATGCGGTTCAGCAGGCTGGCGCAACCGAACTGGTGGTGCACGGGCGCACCAAGGAAGAGGGCTACCGGGCCGAATGCATCAACTGGCAGGCTATCGGCGAAATCCGTCAACGGCTGGCTATTCCGGTGATCGCCAACGGCGAAATCTGGGACTGGCAAAGCGCCCAGGCTTGTCTGCAAGCCACCGGTTGTGATGCGGTGATGATTGGCCGTGGCGCACTCAACGTGCCGAATCTCAGCAGGGTGATTAAATACAATGAGCCGCGAATGGCGTGGCAGGATGTGGTCACACTGTTGCAAAAATATGTGCAGCTGGAAAAGCAGGGCGATTCCGGGCTGTATCATGTGGCGCGTATCAAACAGTGGTTAAGCTATCTGCGCAAAGAGTATAACGAAGCTACGGAATTGTTCGTTCATATCCGGGCGATGAAAACTTCCGCCGAGATACAGCGTTTTATCACTTACTATCCTGTAACGCAGAGTTAA
- a CDS encoding inorganic phosphate transporter: MSQNSALQQGQSASGRLPVYGKNSRFSVLLFILLVILGIAFAGVNLFNDVSDAGGIVTSYVPFLLLGLALLIALGFEFVNGFHDTANAVATVIYTHSMTPNVAVMWSGFFNFLGVLLSSGVVAFGIISLLPVELILQAGTGSGFAMVYALLFSAIIWNLGTWWFGLPASSSHTLIGSIIGVGVANALIHGRTGTSGVDWDQALKVGYALLFSPVIGFVCAAVLLLVMKRLVRKPELYSAPRGNKKPPAWIRGLLILTCTGVSFAHGSNDGQKGMGLIMLILVGTMPIAYALNRSIPAEQSPRVAALATVTQQQLIESSSATPPPNAYNTLTEYVRTGTLNPGVLPALAQITGNIGNQIRQYGTVEKIPAQAVSNTRNDMYLASETIKHLKSDEQLKLPAQTQQDLDALKVELDNATRYIPWWVKVVVAIALGLGTMVGWRRIVVTVGEKIGKTHLTYAQGASAELVAMATIGAADAFGLPVSTTHVLSSGVAGTMAANRSGLQMSTLRNLLMAWVLTLPVSVLLSASLYWLFTHF, encoded by the coding sequence ATGAGCCAGAACAGTGCGCTTCAGCAGGGCCAGTCCGCCAGTGGACGCCTGCCCGTCTATGGCAAAAACAGCCGCTTCTCGGTATTGCTGTTTATCCTGCTGGTGATCCTCGGGATTGCTTTCGCCGGCGTTAATCTCTTCAACGATGTCAGTGACGCCGGGGGCATAGTGACCAGCTATGTTCCCTTCCTGCTGCTTGGGCTGGCGTTGCTGATTGCGCTGGGCTTTGAATTCGTTAACGGCTTTCACGACACTGCCAATGCGGTAGCGACCGTGATCTATACCCACTCGATGACGCCCAATGTGGCGGTGATGTGGTCCGGCTTCTTTAACTTTCTGGGTGTGCTGCTCTCCAGCGGCGTAGTGGCGTTTGGTATTATCTCGCTGTTGCCGGTGGAGCTGATTTTGCAGGCGGGCACCGGCAGCGGCTTCGCCATGGTCTATGCCCTGCTGTTCTCCGCCATCATCTGGAATCTGGGCACCTGGTGGTTCGGTTTACCCGCTTCCTCTTCCCACACGCTGATTGGATCGATCATTGGTGTGGGCGTGGCGAATGCGCTGATTCATGGCCGCACCGGTACCAGCGGCGTGGACTGGGATCAGGCGTTAAAAGTGGGCTATGCGCTGCTGTTCTCGCCGGTCATTGGCTTTGTCTGCGCAGCCGTGCTGCTGTTGGTGATGAAACGCCTGGTCAGAAAGCCGGAGCTTTACAGCGCTCCGCGAGGCAATAAAAAACCGCCGGCCTGGATCCGGGGCCTGTTGATCCTCACCTGTACCGGCGTCTCTTTTGCCCACGGCTCCAACGACGGGCAGAAGGGAATGGGGCTGATTATGCTGATCCTGGTCGGCACCATGCCGATTGCCTATGCGCTGAACAGGTCGATTCCGGCAGAACAAAGCCCACGCGTTGCCGCACTGGCGACGGTAACTCAACAGCAACTGATCGAATCGTCTTCAGCTACCCCTCCACCCAACGCCTATAACACCCTGACGGAGTATGTCCGCACCGGCACGCTGAATCCGGGCGTGCTTCCGGCGCTGGCACAGATTACCGGCAACATCGGCAATCAGATCCGGCAGTACGGCACGGTGGAAAAGATCCCGGCCCAGGCGGTATCCAATACCCGAAACGATATGTACCTGGCTTCTGAAACCATCAAACACCTGAAGAGTGACGAGCAGCTTAAACTGCCCGCTCAGACGCAGCAGGATCTGGATGCGCTGAAAGTTGAGCTGGATAACGCAACCCGCTATATCCCCTGGTGGGTGAAAGTGGTGGTGGCGATTGCATTAGGTCTGGGGACCATGGTCGGCTGGCGACGGATTGTGGTCACCGTCGGCGAGAAAATTGGTAAAACGCACCTGACTTATGCTCAGGGTGCCAGTGCCGAGCTGGTGGCGATGGCCACGATTGGCGCGGCGGATGCGTTTGGCCTGCCCGTCTCCACCACGCACGTTCTCTCTTCTGGCGTTGCCGGGACCATGGCCGCCAACCGTTCCGGCCTGCAAATGTCCACCCTGCGCAATCTGTTGATGGCGTGGGTACTGACGCTGCCGGTTTCTGTCCTGCTTTCAGCCTCGCTGTACTGGCTGTTTACTCACTTCTGA